Proteins encoded together in one Mobula birostris isolate sMobBir1 chromosome 21, sMobBir1.hap1, whole genome shotgun sequence window:
- the pwwp2b gene encoding PWWP domain-containing protein 2B has translation MAALSPEPGAAAGLRAGAQLSVTVEHVVSGTLVVSTNFGGSSFTGILIDMAKKSGLCGLLPNPFPVESCTSEFLDGKEQPVCQTESELCNLQHPKMSNREQVSPLQPLPKTVPCFPPYCEGVPLPQPLVLRQTYNQWVPQPPPRTIKRTKRRLSRNRDPGKLIMSTIRLRPRQVLCEKCKNTLNREEEDDDDKDGHSNKNEKKTSMEENEKRKPEVMCCENRKIKKEKKDDKFSSEMVHRSPVIKISYSTPQGKGKVVKIPSRVHGSVEPFCPKRLGQNESVDQDKNTHCDEMEVLQEKSFSSPSGTIPKLKLTRPLHSMADIPPPRIRLKPHRLSNGDNVAIYKAELVDDINSEVQPARRSDSGTLHSEESTGKSSVETSGSSGEEDQWRYKRSRRSKDQDDLTVYLSYRKKRADSSSLSVCSNDSLDESKSSSSEITSPEICDFAPGDDASVSSSSKEEKTVPPLTVRLHTKTVTRCVTTEGRTISVGDIVWGKIHGFPWWPARILGISVNKKENGTPVWQEARVSWFGSPTTSLLSVSKVSPFLEYFKLRFNRKKKGVYRRAITEAAKAADHLTPEIRSLLSQYET, from the exons ATGGCGGCGCTCAGCCCGGAGCCCGGAGCCGCAGCGGGGTTACGAGCCGGCGCCCAGCTCTCCGTCACTGTGGAACACGTCGTTAGCGGCACCTTAGTGGTGTCCACCAACTTCGGAGGCAGCAGCTTCACCGGGATCCTGATAGACATGGCCAAGAA GTCTGGTTTGTGTGGTTTACTGCCAAACCCGTTTCCTGTTGAATCATGCACCAGTGAATTCCTTGATGGGAAAGAACAGCCAGTCTGTCAGACTGAGTCTGAGCTCTGCAACTTGCAGCACCCCAAGATGTCAAACAGAGAACAAGTTTCACCTCTTCAGCCATTACCAAAAACTGTGCCTTGCTTTCCACCTTATTGTGAAGGTGTACCTCTGCCACAACCTCTGGTATTGAGACAAACTTACAATCAGTGGGTTCCCCAGCCTCCACCTCGGACAATCAAACGCACCAAAAGGCGCCTCTCAAGGAATCGTGATCCTGGTAAGCTTATAATGAGCACCATTAGATTGCGACCTAGGCAGGTACTGTGTGAAAAGTGCAAAAACACACTAAATCGTGAGGAAGAGGATGATGATGACAAAGATGGACACAGCAATAAGAATGAGAAAAAGACTAGCATGGAAGAAAATGAAAAGAGGAAACCTGAGGTAATGTGTTGTGAAAAtaggaaaataaaaaaggaaaagaaagatgaTAAATTTTCTAGTGAGATGGTGCATCGAAGCCCAGTAATTAAAATATCATACAGCACTCCTCAAGGGAAAGGAAAGGTGGTGAAAATTCCATCACGGGTACATGGCTCAGTTGAGCCATTTTGTCCTAAACGGTtaggtcaaaatgaaagtgtggACCAGGACAAGAACACACATTGTGATGAGATGGAGGTTCTTCAAGAAAAGTCATTTTCTAGTCcatctggaaccattccaaagcTAAAACTAACTAGGCCTTTGCATTccatggcagacatcccaccaccTAGAATTCGATTAAAACCTCATCGGCTCAGTAACGGGGACAATGTTGCAATTTATAAGGCTGAGCTTGTAGATGATATAAATAGTGAAGTGCAACCTGCACGGAGATCAGATAGTGGTACACTTCATTCTGAAGAATCCACAGGAAAGAGTTCGGTGGAGACATCAGGGAGTTCTGGAGAGGAGGACCAATGGAGGTATAAAAGGAGTCGTCGAAGCAAGGATCAAGATGATCTGACTGTATATTTAAGTTATAGGAAAAAAAGAGCAGATTCATCAAGCTTATCAGTCTGTAGCAACGATAGTCTAGATGAATCGAAGTCTTCTAGTTCAGAAATAACTTCACCAGAAATATGTGATTTTGCACCTGGAGATGATGCATCTGTGTCATCTTCTTCCAAAGAAGAAAAGACTGTGCCACCCTTAACTGTGAGACTTCATACCAAAACTGTCACAAGATGTGTAACAACCGAAGGCAGGACTATATCCGTTGGCGATATTGTATGGGGGAAGATTCATGGCTTCCCCTGGTGGCCTGCACGTATTCTCGGCATTAGTGTTAACAAGAAGGAAAATGGGACTCCAGTGTGGCAGGAAGCCAGGGTGTCTTGGTTTGGATCACCTACAACATCGCTGCTTTCTGTGTCAAAAGTCTCGCCATTTTTGGAGTATTTTAAGTTGAGGTTTAACAGGAAGAAGAAAGGAGTGTACCGCAGGGCGATTACAGAAGCTGCAAAGGCAGCTGATCACCTGACACCTGAAATCCGATCTCTCCTTTCGCAATATGAAACTTAA